From the genome of Arthrobacter sp. ERGS1:01:
TCAAGCTCGACGTCGGCCGGGAGCTGACGCGCGGACTTGGCGCCGGCGCCAACCCCGACGTCGGACGCCAGGCGGCCGAGGACCACCAGGAAGAAATCGAAGAGGTCCTCCGCGGCGCCGACATGGTGTTCGTCACCGCCGGCGAAGGCGGCGGCACCGGCACCGGCGGCGCGCCCGTCGTGGCCCGGATCGCCCGCACCCTCGGTGCCCTGACCATTGGCGTGGTCACCCGCCCGTTCACCTTCGAGGGCCGCCGCCGCGCCACGAGCGCCGACAACGGCATCGAGGCGCTGCGCGACGAGGTCGACACGCTCATCGTGATCCCCAACGACCGCCTGCTCTCCATCAGCGACCGCAACGTGTCCGTCCTTGACGCGTTCCGCTCCGCCGACCAGGTGCTGCTCTCCGGCGTCCAGGGCATCACCGACCTGATCACCACTCCCGGCCTGATCAACCTCGACTTCGCCGACGTCAAGTCCGTCATGCAGGGTGCCGGTTCGGCCCTCATGGGCATTGGTTCGGCCCGTGGCGAGGACCGTGCCGTCAAGGCCGCCGAGCTCGCCATCGCCTCGCCGCTGCTGGAGGCCTCGATCGACGGCGCCCACGGCGTGCTGCTGTCCATCCAGGGCGGCTCCGACCTGGGCTTGTTTGAGATCAACGAGGCAGCCCGCCTGGTGCAGGAAGTTGCCCACCCCGAAGCCAACATCATCTTCGGTGCCGTCATTGACGACGCCCTGGGCGATGAGGCCCGCGTGACCGTGATCGCGGCCGGCTTCGATTCCCCGGACACCGCCTCCGAGACCAAGGAAGCCGCTTCCGCCCCGGCCGCACCCCCCGTACCGGCCGCCGTGCCGAGCACGGGCGCCACCGTGACGAACCTGAACCAGTGGGGCCAGCAGTCGGTCTCGCACGTTCCGGCCGACGGCGGTTTTGACGTGGAGCTCCCGGCCATCGTGGAGCCCGACCTCACGGGCCACCGCGCCGACGACCTGGATGTCCCCGACTTCCTGAAGTAGGCACGTACCCGTACCGCCAGCGATTCCGCCGCCCCCTTCGGGGCGGCACCGAAAGGCCAGTTTGCCCGTGTTGTGGTTTTCGCAGGAGTTCCGCCCAGGATTGTGGGTGGGCTTCACCAACTCCGACGCCGGCAACCTGGCCTTTCACGTGGGCGACGACCCCGCCCGCGTGCGGCACAACCGCGACGCCCTCGACGCCGGCATCGGCGCCCTGGGCGGCAGCGGCACCCCGACGACGCTGCACTATATGAACCAGGTCCACGGCAACGACGTCGCCGTGCTGGCGGCACCGAACGCCGAGACTCCGGCCGCCGAGGCCCCGACCGCCGACGCACTCGTGTCGCGGTCGGCCAGCCTGGCCGTCATGGTCGCCGACTGCGTGCCCGTGGTCCTGGCCGGCGTCGATGCCGATGGCACGCCCATGGTGGGTGTGGCGCACGCAGGCCGCCCCGGCGTCGAAAAAGGCGTCGTCGAGGCCACCGTCCGCGAGCTCCGGCTTGCCGGCGCACAGTCCCTCCAGGCATGGATCGGGCCCAGTGTCTGTGGACGCTGTTACGAAGTCCCCGCCGCGATGCGCGACGCCGTAGCGGCCGTCGCGCCGGCGGCCTTCGCCACCACCTCCTGGGGAACGCCGGCCCTTGACCTGCCGGCCGCCGTCGAATGGCAGCTGGGGCAGCTGGGCGTCAACGCACGCAACGTGGGCGTCTGCACCCTGGAACATCCCGAATTCTTCTCCCACCGCCGCGCCGTGCGCGACGGCGAGGCCGAAGGCCGGTTCATCGGATTCGCGGCGCTCCTGGCCCCCAACCCCCTCAGCACAGCGAAAGAACCACGGCCATGAACACCCCCGACGCCCGATCCATCCAACTGGAGCAAAACCTGGCCGCCGTCAGGGACCGGATCCGCCGCGCCGCCGGCAACGCCGAACCCACCCTGATCGTGGTCACCAAGTTCCACCCGGCCGAGGACGTGCTGCGACTGCGCCGCCTGGGGGTTGCCGACGTGGGGGAGAACCGCGACCAGGAGGCGGCCGCCAAGGCTGCGGACGTGGCCGACGCCGCCCTGCGCTGGCACTTCATCGGCCAGCTGCAAAGCAACAAGGCCCGCTCGGTGGCCCAGTACGCGCACTCCGTCCATTCAATCGACAGGGCGTCCCTGGTCGGCGCCCTGGGCCGCGCCGTCGCCGCCCAGCAGGACCTCGACGGCCGGAACGCCCTGGAATGCTTCATCCAGGTGGACCTGTCCGAGTCGGCTCCCGAAGCCCCAACGGCCCAGGGGAGCGGCACCCGGGCGACCGCCGCGCGGGGCGGGGCCGCGCCGTCGGAAGTCCCCGCACTGGCCGAACTGATCGCCTCGACCCCCGGCCTGCGGCTGGCCGGCGTCATGGCCGTCGCCCCGCTGGGCGCCGCGCCCGAACCGGCCTTCGAACTGCTGGCCGGCGTTTCCGCCCGGGTGGTCGCCGACCACCCCGAAGCCGCGGCGATCTCCGCCGGCATGAGCCACGACCTTGAAGCCGCCATCCACGCCGGTGCGACACACCTGCGTGTCGGTTCCGATATACTCGGCCCGCGTCCCGCCGTGGGGTAGCGTTTTGGGTGTTGGCAACAACATGTAGGCTCGTACTACCCACCCCGCAGCTAGCAGACCAATAGAGGAGCTAACCATGGCTGGCGCTCTGCGCAAGACAATGATCTATCTTGGGCTCGCCGATGGTGACGAGCACTATGACGCTGAGCTCGCTCCGTCAGTGCCCAAGAATGAGGAACCCCCGCGGAGTATGAGCGCGAGGCCCCCCAGGCTCCGGCACCCGTTGCCGAACCCGCTGCGCCAAAGGCGGGCGACGAAGAATACCGTGCACCTGTGACTCCCATCAAGCGTGCCGCATCAAATCGGGAAGAGGCTGCAAGCTTGCGTCAAATCACTACTGTTCACCCCCGCTCGTACAACGACGCCAAGATCATCGGTGAAAGCTTCCGTGACGGCATCCCCGTCATCATGAACGTCACCGACATGGGTGAAGCCGACGCCAAGCGCCTCGTCGATTTTTCCGCCGGCCTGGTCTTTGGCCTGCGCGGCTCGATCGAACGGGTCACCAACAAGGTCTTCCTGCTCTCGCCGTCCTACATCGAGGTCCTGGGCGACGACAAGAAGCTCTCGGACACGCAGGCCAGCTTCTTCAACCAGAGCTAGGCCCAGCACCCGCTGACAGTCTTTATCCGCATTGCCCGGGCACTATGTGTCCGGGCAATGCGTTATATGGGGTGTCGGTGGAAAACCGGTGCTGCTATTTTGAATGTGTCAAGACAGTCTTTTCATCCTCCGTCTAGGGAATGTGTACACTCGCGTGCCAATTGTTTTCGGTCTTCTTTACCTCCTGTTGTTGCTCTACTTCCTGACGCTCATGGCCCGGCTCGTCTTTGACTGGATCCAGGTGTTCGCCCGCAACTGGCGCCCGCGCGGCGTCGCCCTGGTGGGCGCATCCTTCATCTACCGGCTCACGGACCCGCCGCTGCGCAAGCTGCGCGCACTGATTCCGCCGCTGCGAATCGGCAGTGTTTCCCTTGACATCGGCTTCCTGCTGCTGCTGGTGGCAGTGGGTATTGGGATGAGTGTCACACAAAGTTTTGTCAACTAACGTCGCGCCGTTAGTTTTCGCAGTGGAAAAGTTATATTGTAAAAAACGATAGAACCCAAGTGCAGATCGCATGATTTGTATTCGGTACCGTAGTACGGGCGGCCAACGCCTGTCCCGGACTCACTAAGACCAATGAGGTGACTAGATGGCGCTTACGCCAGAAGATGTTGTCAACAAGCGGTTCCAGCCGACGAAGTTCCGTGAAGGCTATGACCAGGACGAAGTCGACGACTTTCTTGACGAGATCGTCGTTGAACTGCGCCGACTTCACCAGGAAAACGACGAGCTGCGCAAGCAGTTGGCCGACGGCGGCTCAGCCCCCGCGACCAGCGCTGCAACCGCCGCCCCGCTGACTTCCAAGGCTCCCGAGGTTGTCGAGCCCGTGCAGGCTGCACCGGCCGAACCCGAAGTTGCCAAGCCCGTCGTCGAGGCTGCCCCGGTAGTCGAGAAGGCACCGGTTGTTGAGGCTCCCGCCGCCGCAGCCGCCCCGGCCGCCGCCGTTTCGGGTGTGGAGTCCGCCGCCGGCGTGCTCGCCATGGCCCAGAAGCTGCACGACGAATACGTCAACGCCGGCGTCGAGCAGCGTGACAAGATCATCGCCGAAGCCCAGATCGAGGCCAGCTCGCTGGTCAACGACGCCCAGGAGAAGAGCCGTAAGACGCTCGGTGCCCTGGAGCAGCAGCGTTCGGTGCTCGAGCGCAAGGTCGAGCAGCTGCGCGGCTTCGAGCGTGACTACCGTTCACGCCTGAAGACGTACATCGAAGGCCAGCTGCGTGACCTGGATGTTCGCGGCTCCGTCGCGGCTCCGGACTTCTCGGAAGGCTCTTCCGAGTCCTAGGCTCAGCGCAAAGCCGGTGGTGTGGGGAAACCCGCACCGCCGGCTTTTGACGTTAACGCCCGGTTGCCGTGCCCCGACCCGCCCGTCCGCCCCGCGTGCGGGACGGCAGGGGCCGCCGCGACGCCTATGATTGAAACGTCCCTTTGGGATGCTGTGCAAGATCCACCGGACAAATGAAAGTGCCATGAGCGAGAACTCCCAGCAGGACCCCGCGAACGAACCCGCCGTCGACCCCGGCACCGACCAAACCGCACGGGCGCCCCGCAGCCGGTCCTATCTGTGGATGTGGCTTGGCTTTGCCGCGCTGGCCTATGTCTGCGACCAGCTGACCAAACTGTGGGTCACCTCAACCATGGTCGAGGGACAGACGACGCCGGTGATCCCCGGCATCCTGCAGTGGTACTACATCCGCAACTCCGGTGCCGCCTTCTCCATCGGGGAGAACTTCACCTGGTTCTTCACCCTCGTCATGGCCGCCGTCGCCGTCTTCATCATCTGGCTGTCTCGGCGCATTGGATCCTTCTGGTGGGCCATCGGCCTGGGCCTGCTGCTGGGCGGCGCTCTGGGCAACCTGACCGACCGGCTGTTCCGGCCGCCGTCGTTCGGCATGGGCCACGTGGTGGACTTCATCTCCTTCCCGCACTTTGCGATCTTCAACATGGCCGACATGGGCGTAGTGGGTGGGGTCATCACTGTGTGCATCCTGACATTGATCGGCATTCCGTTGGGCGGGCGGAAGACTGCCAAGGCAGCTGCCGCCAAGGCCGACGACGACTCAACCGCGGGGGAGACCGACAATGACTGAGACATTCACCGTTCCCGAGGACGCCGCCGGACTCCGGATCGACGCCGCCCTGGCCGCCCTGCTGGGCATCTCCCGCTCCGCCGCGGCCCTGCTGTGCACGGAGGGCAATGTGCTCCAGGACGGTGCCGCCGTCGGCAAATCGGAGAAGTTCCGGGCCGGCGCCAGCATCCAGGTGACCATCCCGGAACGCCCGGACCGGCTCGCCGTCGTGGTGGAGCCCGTGGAAGGGCTCGAGATCCTGCTCGACGACGAGGAATTCGTCGTGATCGACAAGCCCGTCGGCGTCGCCGCCCACCCGTCCCCGGGCTGGGTGGGTCCCACCGTAGTGGGCGGCCTTGCCGCGGCGGGCTTCCGCATCTCCACCTCCGGCGCCCAGGAACGGGCCGGCATCGTGCACCGGCTCGACGTCGGCACCTCCGGGGCCATGGTGGTCGCCAAGACCGAGCACGCATACACCGTGCTGAAGCAGGCCTTCCGGGAACGCACCGTGGAAAAGATCTACCACGCCGTGGTCCAGGGACTCCCGGACCCGCTGGAGGGCACCATCGACGCCCCGATCGGCCGGCACCCCGGACACGACTGGCGGTTCGCCGTCATCGAGGACGGCCGTCCCTCCGTGACCCATTACGAGGTCCTTGAGGCGTTTGGGAAGGCCTCCCTCGTGGAGGTCCACCTGGAAACCGGGCGCACGCACCAGATCCGCGTCCACTTCTCCGCGCTGCGGCACCCGTGCGCCGGTGACCTCACCTACGGGGCGGACCCGAAGCTGGCGGCCGAACTCGGCCTGACCCGGCAGTGGCTGCACGCCCACAAGCTCGGCTTCACCCACCCGTCGTCAGGGGAGTGGGTCAGCGTCACGAGCCCCTACCCGCAGGACCTCGACTACGCCCTGGGCCACCTCCGCGGAGACCACTAGACCCAACGCCGTATCACTTTTGGCTCGATTTCCACTGACGCGGTATCACCTTTGGTTCGATTTCCCGCGACCCGGTATCAGCTTTGGCGCAATGGAGCGGAACGCTCTCTCACCTGGTGGGAGGGCGTTCCGCCATTTGGCGCCAAAGGTGATACCGCGTTGGGCGGGAAGGTGCCAAAGGTGATACCGCGTCGGGGTAGGGGAGGGGCACCCGAACTTGGGCGTCGGCACTCAGGCGGCCACCGTAGAATGGTGCGGTGGCTAGCTCATCGACTGACAGTTTTGTCCATCTTCACACGCACACCGAATACTCCATGCTTGACGGTGCCGCGCGCCTGACGGAGCTGTTCGAGGAGACCAACCGGCTGGGCATGCCGGCCCTGGCCACCACCGACCACGGCTACCTTTTCGGGGCGTTCGACTTTTGGAAGAAGGCCACCGACGCCGGCGTCAAGCCCATCATCGGCGTGGAGGCCTATGTCACCCCGGGCACGGCCCGCACCGACAAAACCCGCGTGAAGTGGCGCACGGACGAGAGCCAGCGGAAGGACGATGTCTCCGGCGGTGGCTCCTACACGCACATGACGCTGCTCAGCTACAACAACCAGGGCATGCGCAACCTGTTTCGCGCGTCCTCCCTGGCCTCCCTGGATTCGGTGTTCGGCAAGTACCCGCGCCTGGACCGCGAACTGCTCAACGAGTACCACCCCGGCCTGATCGCCACCACCGGGTGCCCGTCCGGCGAGGTGCAGACCAAGCTCCGGCTGGGCCAATACAACGAGGCCAAGGCCGCCGCGTCCGAATTCCAGGACATCTTCGGCAAGGAAAACTACTTCTGCGAGCTCATGGACCACGGGCTCGACATTGAGCGCCGCGTCACGAAGGACCTGCTCAAGCTGGCCCGGGAACTGCAGATTCCCCTTGTCGCCACGAACGACCTCCACTACACGCACGAACATGACGCGAAGGCCCACGAGGCCCTGCTGGCCCTGCAGTCGGGCTCCACGCTGCTCGAACCCACCTATGACAACGGCGGCTCCCGCTTCGCGTTCAACGGCAGCGGCTACTACCTGAAGTCGCCGGCGGAAATGCGCGCCCTGTTCTCCGAACTGCCCGAGGCCTGCGACAACACGCTGCTCATCGCCGAGCGGTGCGAGGTCTCGTTCAACGAGAACGCCAACTACATGCCCAAGTTCCCCTGCCCGCCCGGCGACGACGAAACGTCCTGGCTGGTCAAGGAGGTCGATACGGGGCTCCGTTACCGCTACCCGGGCGGCATCCCCGACAACGTTCGTGAGCGCGCCGATTACGAGCTGGGCGTCATCAACAAGATGGGCTTCCCCGGCTACTTCCTGGTGGTGGCCGACTTCATCAACTGGTCCAAGGACAACGGCATCCGGGTGGGACCCGGCCGTGGTTCGGGTGCCGGTTCCATGGTGGCCTACGCCATGCGCATCACCGACCTGGATCCGATCCACCACGGATTGATCTTTGAGCGCTTCCTGAACCCGGAACGCGTCTCCATGCCCGACTTCGACGTCGACTTCGATGATCGTCGCCGGCATGAGGTCATCAAGTACGTGACCGAAAAGTATGGCGACGAGCGTGTGGCCATGATCGTCACCTACGGCAGCATCAAGTCCAAGCAGGCGCTCAAGGATTCCTCCCGCGTGCTGGGCTACCCGTTCAGCATGGGCGAGTCCCTCACCAAGGCGCTGCCGCCGGCCGTCATGGCCAAGGACATCCCGCTGCACGACATCGAGGACCCCAAGTCCAAGCGCTACGGCGAGGCCGGGGACTTCCGCCAGCTCCTGTTGACCGATCCGGAAGCCGCCAAGGTCTTTGAGACGGCCAAGGGCCTGGAGGGGCTCAAACGCCAGTGGGGCGTGCACGCCGCCGGCGTCATCATGAGCTCCGACCCGATCATCGACGTCATCCCGATCATGCGCCGATTCCAGGACGGCCAGGTCATCACCCAGTTCGACTACCCCACGGCCGAGGGCCTGGGGCTGATCAAAATGGACTTTTTGGGGTTGCGAAACCTCACGATCATCACGGACGCGCTGGAGAACATCAAGGCCAACCAGGACTTTGAGCTTGACCTGGAGGGGCTGGCGCTCGATGACCCCGGCTCCTATGAACTCATGGCGCGCGGCGACACCCTGGGCGTGTTCCAGCTCGACGGCGGCCCCATGCGCGGGCTGCTCAAACTCATGCGCCCCGACAACTTCGAGGACATCTCGGCCGTCCTGGCCCTGTATCGGCCCGGTCCCATGGGTGCGGACTCCCACACGAACTATGCGTTGCGCAAAAACGGCCTGCAACCCATCACCCCCATCCACCCGGAGCTTGAGGAGCCCCTGGAGGAGATCCTGGGCGGAACCTACGGTTTGATCGTGTACCAGGAGCAGGTGATGTCGATCGCGCAGAAGCTGGCCGGCTACTCGCTGGGCCGGGCCGACATCCTGCGCCGCGCCATGGGTAAGAAGAAGAAGTCCGAGCTGGACAAGCAGTACGCCGGCTTCCACCAGGGCATGCTCGACAACGGCTACTCCGACGCCGCTGTCAAGACGCTGTGGGAAATCCTGCTGCCGTTCTCCGACTACGCCTTCAACAAGGCCCACTCGGCGGCATACGGCGTGGTCAGCTATTGGACCGCCTACCTGAAGGCGCACTACCCGGCCGAGTACATGGCAGCCCTGTTGACGTCCGTCGGTGACGACAAGGACAAGTCGGCGCTGTACCTGAACGAGTGCCGCCACATGGGCATTACCGTGCTCGCCCCCGACGTCAACGAGTCGGCGCTGAACTTCACCCCGGTCGGCAAGGATATCCGCTTCGGCATGGGCGCCATCCGCAACGTCGGCTCCAACGTGGTCAACGCCCTGGTCGAGTCCCGGAAGGAAAAGGGGAACTTTGAAAGCTTCTCCGACTTCCTCATGAAGGTCCCGGCCGTGGTCTGCAACAAGCGCACCATTGAATCCCTCATCAAATCCGGTGCGTTCGACTCCCTGGGCCACCCGCGCCGGGCCCTGGCGATGATCCATGAGGAGGCCATCGACTCCGTCATCACCCTTAAGCGCAACGAGGCCGTGGGTCAGTTCGACCTCTTCGCCGGGCTGGGGGGCGACGACGCCGAACAAGAGTCCGCGCTCGTCACCGACATCCCGGATTTGCCCGAGTGGGAAAAGAAGGACAAGCTCGCCTTCGAGCGCGACATGCTGGGCCTGTACGTCTCCGACCACCCGTTGCAGGGCCTGGAAGGGATCCTGAGCCAGAACGCGGACATGTCCATCACCCAGGTGCTGGCGGATGACGGCCCCCAGGACGGCCACATCATCACGATCTCCGGCATGATCACCAGCCTCCAGCGGCGCATCGCCAAGAGCAGCGGCAACCCGTATGCGCGCTGCGAGGTGGAGGACCTGGGCGGCTCGGTGGAGGTCATGTTCTTTGGCCAGGTCTACGGCCCCATCGCCACCATCCTGGCCGAGGACCTGATCGTGGTCATCAAGGGACGGCTGCAAAAGCGCGACGACGGCGCCATCACGCTCAACGCCATGGAACTCTCGGTGCCGGATCTGACCGAGGGACTGGCCGGCCCGCTGGTGATCTCCATGCCCGAACACAAGGCCACAGAACCGGTGCTGCTGGCGCTCAAGGACGTGCTGGGCACCCACCGGGGCAACACCGAGGTCAAGATGCACCTGAGCGGAACCCGCAGCATCAAGGTCATGAAGCTGCCGCTACACCACCGGGTCAACCCCACGCCGGCACTCTTTGGCGACCTGAAGGTCCTGCTGGGCCCCACCTGCCTTGAGGGATAGCCGGAAGGCGCGGGTTGACGGGTTAGGGTGGTGCCATGAGTGAAAAGCTGCCCGAAAGCACCGGTTACCCAGGGTTCGACGCCGGTCAGGCCACGGGTGCCGCCGCGCCCGTGCCGCGCCGCCATGCGCGGCCCGGCGGTGTGCACGCGCCTTTGTCGACGGCCGGCACCTGGCAGCGGTGGCTGCTGGGTTCGGCCCTTGCCGGGATCGGCTGGGGTGTCGTGTGGTGGCTGGCCGCACCGGGCGGGGCGTTCTATGGCAACGGCACCGACTACGCAGTCTGGCTGCCGCGGGACCTGATGCTGGGCGCGATCAGCGTCCTCGCCGGCTTTGCCATGGGCGTGCTGCTCGTGCGGGCCGCGGACCGTCCCGGCGGGAGGGCCGGCGCCGTCACCCGCCTGCTGGCAGCAACGGTGGGCGGCCTGCTGGGTTCGGTGATCGCCTGGCGGATAGGTGTCTTCGCGGGGGATTTGTTCCACACCCCGCCGGCCAACATGCCCAACCCGAGCATCGTGTTTTCGCTGCGATCCTCATCAATCCTGCTCCTGTGGCCGCTTGCCGCAGCCGCCGTCGTCTTCGTGCACACCTTCGTTTCCTACGCATTCGTGCCGTCCCGCTCCGCCGACTGAGCACCGGGATTGCTGCCCGCGCATTTGTGACGGCTGCGGCCGTGCGCCGCAGCGCCAGCTTGTAAACTTGTTCCCGTGAGCAACCTTGAAACTTCCGCGTCCACCGTTCCCGCCACCACCCCGGCACCCGGGCATGGCGGCGCCACCCGCTTCACCTTGGGCCGGACCGATCTTCGCGGCCGCACCATGACGCTGACCGAGCTCAAGCACGCCGTGCCGCGCACGGCCACGGCCACCGTGACCACGGCCGAGACCGCCGTCACGGCCATCATCGCCGACGTGCGGACCCGCGGTTTTGCCGCCCTGGGTGAGCTGGCGGAGAAGTTCGACGGCGTCGC
Proteins encoded in this window:
- the lspA gene encoding signal peptidase II, coding for MWLGFAALAYVCDQLTKLWVTSTMVEGQTTPVIPGILQWYYIRNSGAAFSIGENFTWFFTLVMAAVAVFIIWLSRRIGSFWWAIGLGLLLGGALGNLTDRLFRPPSFGMGHVVDFISFPHFAIFNMADMGVVGGVITVCILTLIGIPLGGRKTAKAAAAKADDDSTAGETDND
- a CDS encoding polyphenol oxidase family protein; its protein translation is MGFTNSDAGNLAFHVGDDPARVRHNRDALDAGIGALGGSGTPTTLHYMNQVHGNDVAVLAAPNAETPAAEAPTADALVSRSASLAVMVADCVPVVLAGVDADGTPMVGVAHAGRPGVEKGVVEATVRELRLAGAQSLQAWIGPSVCGRCYEVPAAMRDAVAAVAPAAFATTSWGTPALDLPAAVEWQLGQLGVNARNVGVCTLEHPEFFSHRRAVRDGEAEGRFIGFAALLAPNPLSTAKEPRP
- the dnaE gene encoding DNA polymerase III subunit alpha, with the translated sequence MLDGAARLTELFEETNRLGMPALATTDHGYLFGAFDFWKKATDAGVKPIIGVEAYVTPGTARTDKTRVKWRTDESQRKDDVSGGGSYTHMTLLSYNNQGMRNLFRASSLASLDSVFGKYPRLDRELLNEYHPGLIATTGCPSGEVQTKLRLGQYNEAKAAASEFQDIFGKENYFCELMDHGLDIERRVTKDLLKLARELQIPLVATNDLHYTHEHDAKAHEALLALQSGSTLLEPTYDNGGSRFAFNGSGYYLKSPAEMRALFSELPEACDNTLLIAERCEVSFNENANYMPKFPCPPGDDETSWLVKEVDTGLRYRYPGGIPDNVRERADYELGVINKMGFPGYFLVVADFINWSKDNGIRVGPGRGSGAGSMVAYAMRITDLDPIHHGLIFERFLNPERVSMPDFDVDFDDRRRHEVIKYVTEKYGDERVAMIVTYGSIKSKQALKDSSRVLGYPFSMGESLTKALPPAVMAKDIPLHDIEDPKSKRYGEAGDFRQLLLTDPEAAKVFETAKGLEGLKRQWGVHAAGVIMSSDPIIDVIPIMRRFQDGQVITQFDYPTAEGLGLIKMDFLGLRNLTIITDALENIKANQDFELDLEGLALDDPGSYELMARGDTLGVFQLDGGPMRGLLKLMRPDNFEDISAVLALYRPGPMGADSHTNYALRKNGLQPITPIHPELEEPLEEILGGTYGLIVYQEQVMSIAQKLAGYSLGRADILRRAMGKKKKSELDKQYAGFHQGMLDNGYSDAAVKTLWEILLPFSDYAFNKAHSAAYGVVSYWTAYLKAHYPAEYMAALLTSVGDDKDKSALYLNECRHMGITVLAPDVNESALNFTPVGKDIRFGMGAIRNVGSNVVNALVESRKEKGNFESFSDFLMKVPAVVCNKRTIESLIKSGAFDSLGHPRRALAMIHEEAIDSVITLKRNEAVGQFDLFAGLGGDDAEQESALVTDIPDLPEWEKKDKLAFERDMLGLYVSDHPLQGLEGILSQNADMSITQVLADDGPQDGHIITISGMITSLQRRIAKSSGNPYARCEVEDLGGSVEVMFFGQVYGPIATILAEDLIVVIKGRLQKRDDGAITLNAMELSVPDLTEGLAGPLVISMPEHKATEPVLLALKDVLGTHRGNTEVKMHLSGTRSIKVMKLPLHHRVNPTPALFGDLKVLLGPTCLEG
- a CDS encoding YggS family pyridoxal phosphate enzyme, which produces MNTPDARSIQLEQNLAAVRDRIRRAAGNAEPTLIVVTKFHPAEDVLRLRRLGVADVGENRDQEAAAKAADVADAALRWHFIGQLQSNKARSVAQYAHSVHSIDRASLVGALGRAVAAQQDLDGRNALECFIQVDLSESAPEAPTAQGSGTRATAARGGAAPSEVPALAELIASTPGLRLAGVMAVAPLGAAPEPAFELLAGVSARVVADHPEAAAISAGMSHDLEAAIHAGATHLRVGSDILGPRPAVG
- a CDS encoding YggT family protein — encoded protein: MPIVFGLLYLLLLLYFLTLMARLVFDWIQVFARNWRPRGVALVGASFIYRLTDPPLRKLRALIPPLRIGSVSLDIGFLLLLVAVGIGMSVTQSFVN
- the ftsZ gene encoding cell division protein FtsZ, giving the protein MAAPQNYLAVIKVVGIGGGGVNAVNRMIDVGLRGVEFIAINTDAQALLMSDADVKLDVGRELTRGLGAGANPDVGRQAAEDHQEEIEEVLRGADMVFVTAGEGGGTGTGGAPVVARIARTLGALTIGVVTRPFTFEGRRRATSADNGIEALRDEVDTLIVIPNDRLLSISDRNVSVLDAFRSADQVLLSGVQGITDLITTPGLINLDFADVKSVMQGAGSALMGIGSARGEDRAVKAAELAIASPLLEASIDGAHGVLLSIQGGSDLGLFEINEAARLVQEVAHPEANIIFGAVIDDALGDEARVTVIAAGFDSPDTASETKEAASAPAAPPVPAAVPSTGATVTNLNQWGQQSVSHVPADGGFDVELPAIVEPDLTGHRADDLDVPDFLK
- a CDS encoding DivIVA domain-containing protein, whose product is MALTPEDVVNKRFQPTKFREGYDQDEVDDFLDEIVVELRRLHQENDELRKQLADGGSAPATSAATAAPLTSKAPEVVEPVQAAPAEPEVAKPVVEAAPVVEKAPVVEAPAAAAAPAAAVSGVESAAGVLAMAQKLHDEYVNAGVEQRDKIIAEAQIEASSLVNDAQEKSRKTLGALEQQRSVLERKVEQLRGFERDYRSRLKTYIEGQLRDLDVRGSVAAPDFSEGSSES
- a CDS encoding RluA family pseudouridine synthase; this encodes MTETFTVPEDAAGLRIDAALAALLGISRSAAALLCTEGNVLQDGAAVGKSEKFRAGASIQVTIPERPDRLAVVVEPVEGLEILLDDEEFVVIDKPVGVAAHPSPGWVGPTVVGGLAAAGFRISTSGAQERAGIVHRLDVGTSGAMVVAKTEHAYTVLKQAFRERTVEKIYHAVVQGLPDPLEGTIDAPIGRHPGHDWRFAVIEDGRPSVTHYEVLEAFGKASLVEVHLETGRTHQIRVHFSALRHPCAGDLTYGADPKLAAELGLTRQWLHAHKLGFTHPSSGEWVSVTSPYPQDLDYALGHLRGDH